Proteins found in one Limanda limanda chromosome 18, fLimLim1.1, whole genome shotgun sequence genomic segment:
- the med23 gene encoding mediator of RNA polymerase II transcription subunit 23: MALSMETQLQSIFEDVVKTEMIEEAFAGMCMDSPEDERTKLISCLGAFRQYWGTLPQESHEQCVQWIVRFIHSQHSPKRISFLYDCLAMAVETSLLTPRMVCVALISSESLEWERTQLWALTFKLIRKIIGGVDYKGVRDLLKTFLEKIQTIPTTVSSAIVQQLLAAREVVEYILDRNACLLPAYFSITEIRKLYPEGQLSHWLLGSLISDFVDSFRPTARINSICGRCSLLPVVNNSGAICNSWKLDPTTLCFPLKGMLPFDKDLFEPQTGLLRYVLEQPYSREMVCNMLGLNKQHKQRCPVLEEQLVDLVVYAMERSETEEHFDADIGGTSQLLWQHLSSQLIFFVLFQFASFPHMVLSLHQKLAGRGLIKGRDHLMWVLLQFISGSIQKNALADFLPVMKLFDLLYPEKECIPVPDINKPQSTHSFAMTCIWIHLNRKAQNDNSKLQIPIPHSLKLHHEFLQQSLRNKTLGMSDYKIALLCNAYSTNSDCFTLPMGVLVETIYGNGSMKINLPGTNCTASGSVTPLPMNLLDSLTVHAKMSLIHSIATRVIKLAHAKSILALAPALVETYSRLLVYMEIESLGIKGFISQLLPNVFKCHAWGILHTLLEMFSYRMHHIQPHYRVQLLSHLHSLAAVPQTNQNQLHLCVESTALRLITALGSSEVQPQFTRFLNDPKTVLSAESEELNRALILTLARATHVTDFFTGSDSIHGTWCKDILQTIMTFTPHNWASHTLSCFPAPLQAFFKQNNVPQESRFNLKKNVEEEYRKWKSMANENDIITHFSMQGSPPLFLCLLWKMLLETDHINQIGFRVLERIGARALVAHVRTFADFLVYEFSTSAGGQQLNKCIEILNDMVWKYNIVTLDRLILCLAMRSHEGNEAQVCYFIIQLLLLKPNDFRNRVNDFVKENAPEHWLQSDWHNKHMTYHKKYPEKLYFEGLADQVNPPMQLQPQYLPIYFGNVCLRFLPVFDIVIHRFLELLPVSKSLETLLDHLGGLYKFHDRPVTYLYNTLHYYERHLRDRTNLKRKLVHAIMSSLKDNRTPGWCLSETYLKFGMNPREDNVWIPDDTYYCKLIGRLVDTMAGKSPGPFPNCDWRFNEFPNPAAHALHVTCVELMALAVPGKEVGNALLNVVLKSQPLVPRESVTAWMNAIGLVITALPEPYWIVLHDRIVSVISSPCLTTETEWAGYPFALLDFTACHQSYSEMNCSYVLALAHAVWHHSSIGQLSLIPKFLSETLKPVVQTEFQLLYVYHLVGPFLQRFQQERTRCMLEIGVAFYEMLQAVDQHCQHLSYMDPICDFLYHIKYMYTGDSVKEQVEKIIMTLRPAMKLRLRFITHSSIVETASSAAAAVTAASSSAPSSSSTPQPQPSSLSSSVAAAVASPSSTQHTHASM, translated from the exons ATGGCGCTGTCGATGGAGACGCAGCTCCAGAGCATCTTTGAAGATGTTGTG aaAACTGAGATGATCGAAGAGGCCTTCGCTGG GATGTGTATGGACTCTCCAGAGGATGAGAGGACTAAACTGATCAGTTGTCTTGGAGCCTTCAGACAATACTGGGGAACACTACCACAg gagtCTCATGAACAGTGTGTACAGTGGATAGTGCGGTTTATTCACAGCCAGCACAGCCCCAAAAGAATCTCCTTCCTCTATGACTGTCTTGCAATGGCTGTGGAGACCAGCCTGTTAACACCAAG gaTGGTGTGTGTCGCTCTGATCAGCTCAGAAAGCTTGGAGTGGGAGAGGACTCAGTTGTGGGCGCTAACTTTCAAACTAATCCGCAAGATCATCGGAGGGGTGGACTACAAg GGTGTTCGCGACCTGCTGAAAACTTTTTTGGAAAAGATTCAGACCATTCCAACTACTGTCAGCTCAGCTATAGTCCAGCAGCTTCTGGCTGCCAGAGAG GTAGTAGAGTATATCCTGGACAGAAACGCCTGCCTCCTGCCAGCCTATTTCTCTATAACAGAAATCAGAAAACTGTATCCAGAGGGACAGCTCTCTCACTGg CTACTTGGCAGTCTGATATCAGACTTTGTGGACAGTTTCAGACCCACTGCCAGAATCAACTCCATCTGTG GACGATGCAGCCTGTTGCCAGTAGTGAATAATAGTGGGGCCATCTGTAACTCCTGGAAATTAGACCCCACTACTCTTTGCTTCCCCCTGAAAGGCATGCTGCCTTTTGACAAG GACCTGTTTGAGCCCCAGACAGGCTTGCTGCGGTATGTGCTAGAACAGCCGTACTCAAGAGAGATGGTGTGCAACATGTTAGGACTCAACAAACAG CATAAGCAGCGTTGCCCGGTGCTCGAGGAGCAGCTGGTGGACCTGGTTGTGTACGCCATGGAGCGCTCCGAGACTGAGGAACACTTTGACGCCGACATCGGAGGAACCAGCCAGCTGCTGTGGCAGCACCTCTCCTCCCAGCTCATCTTCTTTGTGCTGTTTCAGTTCGCAAGCTTCCCGCACATGGTGCTGTCGTTACATCAGAAG CTTGCAGGCAGAGGTCTTATTAAAGGGAGAGATCACCTGATGTGGGTCTTGCTACAGTTCATATCAGGAAGTATTCAGAAGAACGCCTTGGCTGACTTCCTGCCCGTCATGAAGTTGTTCGACCTGCTTTACCCAGAAAAAGAG TGCATCCCAGTTCCTGACATCAACAAGCCACAGTCGACTCATTCCTTTGCCATGACCTGCATCTGGATCCACCTCAACCGCAAAGCTCAGAATGACAACTCCAAACTGCAGATTCCCATCCCCCACTCTCTGAAACTACACCATGA GTTTCTCCAGCAGTCTCTGCGTAACAAGACTTTGGGCATGTCCGACTATAAGATCGCCCTGCTGTGCAACGCCTACAGCACTAACTCCGACTGCTTCACTCTACCGATGGGCGTCCTAGTGGAGACCATCTATGGAAACGGATCTATGAAGATCAACCTGCCCGGCACCAACTGTACAGCATCAGGATCAGTCACACCGCTGCCCATGAACCTGCTGGATTCACTCACAGTACACGCAAAAATGAG TCTGATCCACAGCATCGCCACACGGGTGATAAAATTGGCTCATGCCAAATCCATACTTGCCTTGGCCCCTGCACTGGTGGAGACATACAGCAGACTCCTGGTCTATATGGAGATCGAGTCATTGGGCATCAAAGGGTTCATCA GCCAGTTGTTGCCCAACGTGTTTAAGTGTCACGCGTGGGGAATCCTTCACACTCTGCTGGAGATGTTCAGCTACAGGATGCACCACATCCAGCCGCACTACCGAGTCCAGCTGCTGAGTCATCTGCACAGTCTGGCTGCCGTACCCCAGACCAACCAGAATCAGCTGCATCTATG TGTCGAGAGCACAGCGCTGCGGCTGATCACGGCGCTGGGAAGCTCCGAGGTACAGCCCCAGTTCACACGCTTCCTGAATGACCCCAAGACGGTTTTGTCGGCCGAGTCTGAGGAACTGAACCGAGCCCTGATCCTCACCTTGGCCAGAGCCACACACGTCACTG aTTTTTTCACAGGGTCCGACTCCATCCATGGCACTTGGTGTAAAGATATTCTCCAGACCATCATGACCTTCACGCCTCATAACTGGGCCTCACACACTCTGTCCTGCTTCCCGGCTCCACTACAG GCGTTCTTCAAGCAGAACAACGTGCCTCAGGAATCCCGTTTCAACCTGAAGAAGAACGTGGAAGAGGAGTACAGGAAGTGGAAATCCATGGCCAACGAGAACGACATTATCACTCACTTCTCCATGCAGGGCTcgccccccctcttcctctgtctgctgTGGAAGATGCTGTTGGAGACGGACCACATAAACCAGATAGGCTTCAG GGTCTTGGAGCGAATCGGGGCTCGGGCGCTCGTGGCTCACGTGCGCACGTTTGCGGACTTCCTCGTCTACGAGTTCTCGACCTCAGCCGGCGGACAGCAGCTCAACAAGTGCATCGAAATACTCAATGACATGGTCTGGAAATACAACATCGTCACACTGGACAGACTCATTCTGTGTTTG GCGATGCGTAGCCACGAGGGCAACGAGGCTCAGGTCTGCTATttcataatccagctgctgctgctgaagcccAACGACTTCAGGAACCGGGTCAACGATTTTGTCAAGGAGAACGCTCCCGAGCACTGGCTGCAGAGCGACTGgcacaacaaacacatgacCTACCACAAG AAATACCCAGAGAAGTTGTACTTTGAGGGCCTTGCAGACCAAGTCAACCCCCCCATGCAGCTGCAGCCTCAGTACCTGCCAATCTACTTTGGCAACGTGTGTCTACGCTTCCTGCCCGTCTTTGACATCGTGATCCACCGCTTCCTGGAGCTTCTTCCCGTCTCCAAGTCTCTGGAAACGCTGCTGGACCATCTGGGAGGACTGTACAAGTTCCATG accGCCCTGTTACCTACCTGTACAACACACTTCACTACTATGAGCGACACCTGAGAGACCGAACCAACCTGAAGAGGAAACTGGTGCACGCCATCATGTCTTCACTGAAG GACAACCGGACACCAGGTTGGTGCCTGAGTGAAACCTATCTGAAGTTCGGCATGAACCCCAGAGAGGACAACGTGTGGATCCCTGATGACACCTACTACTGCAAGCTGATTGGACGCCTGGTGGACA CCATGGCGGGAAAGTCACCGGGTCCTTTCCCTAACTGCGACTGGCGGTTTAATGAGTTCCCCAACCCAGCCGCCCACGCCCTGCACGTCACCTGCGTGGAGCTGATGGCGTTGGCCGTGCCGGGGAAAGAGGTCGGCAACGCTCTGCTCAACGTTGTGTTGAAGAG CCAACCCCTGGTTCCCAGAGAGAGCGTCACAGCCTGGATGAACGCCATCGGCCTGGTGATCACTGCACTTCCT GAGCCGTACTGGATCGTTCTCCACGACCGCATCGTGTCCGTGATCAGCTCCCCGTGTCTGACCACGGAGACCGAGTGGGCGGGGTATCCCTTCGCCCTGCTGGACTTCACAGCCTGCCACCAGAGCTACAGCGAGATGAACTGTAGCTATGTGCTCGCGTTGGCGCACGCCGTGTGGCACCACTCATCCATCGGACAGTTGTCTCTGATTCCCAA ATTCCTGTCAGAGACTCTGAAACCCGTCGTCCAGACTGAGTTCCAGTTACTCTACGTGTATCACCTGGTGGGTCCGTTCCTGCAGCGCTTCCAGCAGGAGAGGACACGATGCATGTtggag ATCGGCGTGGCCTTCTATGAGATGCTCCAGGCGGTCGACCAACACTGCCAACATCTCAGCTACATGGACCCAATCTGTGACTTCCTCTACCACATTAAATACATGTACACTGGAGACAGTGTGAAAGAGCAG GTGGAGAAAATCATCATGACCCTGCGTCCGGCCATGAAGCTGCGACTGCGCTTCATCACGCACAGCAGCATCGTCGAGACCGCGTCGTCAGCTGCCGCCGCCGTcaccgccgcctcctcctccgccccctcttcctcctccacccctcagCCCCAGCCCTCCTCGCTCTCGTCGTCAGTCGCCGCCGCCGTGGCCTCGCCCTCCTCCACGCAGCACACACACGCGTCCATGTAG
- the il20ra gene encoding interleukin-20 receptor subunit alpha, producing MWKLLFLLYLGTLDFTVSSSPPSPVNVVFSSVNLRNVLHWSPGNSTSEDTLFTVQYAIYGDSVEGSKGRRANWRAVRQCTDTVRSWCDLSNETRDEEQGYYARVRAVGRRAPSKWTMTLRRFDPKLDTSLGPPLVSVETEGNNAIIDLKGPMRYQPNNHTPVISMATIYPHMTYNLSIRNGHHGQTHYFPLLSRLYNHHVKHQMEYCFSAKTRLVSIPMQCESSAWLCITTPPDPVTYHLLRLIWGITVPSLCLCGLMVVGYFLHNYLMGKGQKKPDTLNTSFHPPPPTIPPENANFAIISVIKYVSDMDSDNFKKRIADPPTSYSLQGPGPLPEYNDLSVAYGFVGASPQIDVGGEEEAREPWQDREDGINLIGEHQKGTAGESHDKKEWRECQGSGRFNVPLNLQSTISTMSGKMGEKARVRTNGKIDGAAEEASKSETVPLLSANASQNTKHVPTSLADQSDFIQNEWGFLSVATSNNIVEEEEEGNICINWDPKTRKLVFPEMVLDGLIWAEEGSENRVGGEEVHAAKGGLKLENVFVRQGSEEEAEALREKERGGGPGSDSLDGVLSKWNLVISMDQ from the exons ATGTGGAAACTGTTGTTTCTTCTCTACCTGGGGACTCTGGACTTCACAG tgtcctcctctcctcccagccCTGTTAACGTCGTCTTCTCCTCGGTGAATCTCAGGAATGTTCTGCACTGGTCTCCAGGAAACAGCACATCAGAGGACACACTCTTCACAGTGCAGTATGCCAT CTACGGGGATAGCGTGGAGGGAAGTAAAGGAAGACGGGCGAACTGGAGGGCTGTGCGGCAGTGTACTGACACAGTGCGGAGCTGGTGTGACCTGAGCAATGAGACGCGGGATGAGGAGCAAGGATACTACGCCAGAGTCCGAGCTGTGGGCAGGAGAGCACCTTCCAAATGGACCATGACCCTGAGGAGATTTGATCCAAAGTTGGACA CTAGTCTGGGTCCTCCGCTGGTTTCTGTGGAAACAGAGGGCAATAACGCCATCATCGATCTGAAAGGACCAATGAGATATCAACCTAACAACCACACACCAGTGatctccatggcaacaataTACCCCCACATGACTTACAACCTCTCCATCCGCAATGGCCATCACGGGCAGACA cattaTTTCCCATTGCTGTCTCGTCTGTACAATCATCATGTGAAGCACCAAATGGAGTACTGCTTCTCTGCCAAGACAAGATTGGTCTCCATACCGATGCAGTGCGAGTCCTCGGCCTGGCTCTGCATCACCACGCCTCCAG ACCCTGTGACTTACCATCTGCTGAGGCTGATTTGGGGTATCACTGTTCCATCTCTGTGCCTTTGTGGGCTAATGGTGGTTGGTTACTTCCTTCATAACTACCTGATGGGGAAAGGACAGAAGAAACCTGATACACTG AACACATCTTTTCACCCTCCACCACCGACTATACCTCCTGAGAATGCCAACTTCGCTATCATCAGTGTCATCAAATATGTGTCAGACATGGATAGCGACAATTTCAAGAAAAGGATAGCAGATCCTCCAACAAGTTACTCCCTTCAGGGGCCCGGACCACTACCAGAGTACAATGATCTTTCGGTCGCCTATGGATTTGTTGGGGCGTCTCCTCAAATCGATGttgggggagaagaggaggcaaGAGAGCCGTGGCAGGACAGAGAAGATGGGATTAATCTGATCGGTGAACACCAGAAAGGCACAGCAGGAGAGAGTCACGATAAGAAAGAGTGGAGAGAGTGTCAAGGTTCCGGCCGCTTCAATGTTCCTTTAAATCTTCAATCTACAATCAGCACTATGAGCGGGAAGATGGGAGAAAAAGCCAGAGTGAGAACCAATGGAAAGATagatggagctgcagaggaagctaGTAAGAGTGAGACAGTGCCCCTTCTTTCTGCTAATGCGTCCCAGAACACCAAGCATGTGCCCACTTCCCTCGCCGACCAATCAGATTTCATACAAAATGAATGGGGTTTTTTGAGTGTTGCTACATCTAACAATatagtggaggaggaggaggagggaaataTTTGTATAAACTGGGACCCTAAAACTAGGAAACTTGTGTTTCCAGAGATGGTGTTGGATGGGTTGATATGGGCAGAGGAAGGGAGCGAGAACCGTGTGGGGGGAGAGGAGGTGCACGCAGCGAAGGGGGGGCTGAAGTTGGAGAATGTGTTTGTCAGACAAGGGTCCGAAGAAGAGGcggaggctctgagagagaaggagcgagGTGGGGGACCAGGGTCAGATAGCTTGGATGGTGTTCTGTCCAAATGGAACTTGGTAATCTCAATGGATCAGTAG